Genomic DNA from Haloarcula marina:
GTCATCGCCCACGACCTGGCGCGCAACCTCTTGGAGGAGGACCTCGTCCGCGCCGTCAAGCGGACGATGGAGCGCATCCACGGGTCGTACTCGCTGACCATCATGCACGACGAGACGGTGCTGGGCGTGCGGGACCCGCAGGGGAACCGCCCGCTGTGTATCGGCGAACTGGACGACGGCTACGTCCTCACGTCCGAATCCGCCGCCATCGACACGCTCGACGGCGAACTCATCCGCGACGTGAAACCGGGCGAACTCGTCGTCCTCCACCCCGACGGGACGGGATACGACACCTACCAACTCATCGAACAGGAGAACACGGCCCACTGCTTCTTCGAACACGTCTACTTCGCGCGCCCCGACTCCACCATCGACGAGAGTCTGGTGTACGAAGTCCGGCGCGAACTGGGCCGGAAACTCTGGGAGGAGTCCGGCGTCGAGTCCGACGTAGTCCTGCCCGTGCCCGACTCCGGGCGCGCGTTCGCCTCCGGATACGCCGAGGCCGCACAGGACGACGGCTCAGACATCGAGTTCGCCGAGGGTCTGATGAAGAACCGGTACGTCGGCCGGACGTTCATCATGCCGACCCAGGACGAACGCGAACGCGCCGTCCGCCTGAAACTCAACCCCATCAAGTCGACCATCGAGGGGAAGAAAGTCACCATCATCGACGACTCCATCGTCCGCGGGACCACGTCGACGCAACTCATCCAGTTGCTCAAGGACGCTGGCGCGGAGGAAGTCAACGTCCGCATCGGCGCCCCGCCCATCGTCGCCCCGTGTTACATGGGCATCGACATGGCCTCGCGCGAGGAACTCATCGCGGGCGACCAGTCCGTCGAGGGGATTTGCGAGGAGATAGAGGCGGACTCCCTGTCGTACCTCTCCATCGACGCCATCGCCGAGACGCTGGAGACGAGCAAGGCCGACCTCTGTCTGGGCTGTGTCACCGGGAAGTATCCGTACGACATCGAGGGCGAGGAGACTGACCGGGACGTGGCCCGCCCGCAAATCGGTAGCGAACCGACCATCGCCGACGACTAGCGCGCCGAGCGCGGCCCTCGATTATTTCGAACGGGGAGCGAACGCGAGTCGTGACCAGCGTTAGGCGTGGCCGAATCTCGACCCCTCTGGAATGGAACCGGGGCCTTACCACACCAGATACAGCATCGCGTAGACGACGATACCCAGCGAGAAGGAGACGAGCCACATCGTCGCGGCGAGTTTCCCGGCGCGGGGGTGGTTCGTCTGTGCCAACTCGGCGACGGGGTACGTCGCCGCGAGCAAGAGGACGTAGTACACCGCCGGGATGGCGACGACAGCCAGCAGGATGTGGACGGCCAACAGCGGCAGGTACACGTAGGACTCGACGACGGCCGGTCCCGCGAAGTCGGTCGGCCCAACGAGCGTGACCCGGTAGAGATAGAGGACGAGGAACGTCGCGAATAACGCGAACGTCGCGAGCATCAGTCGGCGGTGGCGAGCGACGTTCCCGTCGCGAATCGCGCGGACGCCGAGGACGATAGTCCCGATGGCCGTGGCGCTGATGAACGCGTTGGCGTGGGGTATCGCCGCGAGGACGGCGTCCGGGGCCGACGGGATGGCTGCGCTGGGGATAGCGCCGAGGACGGCACCGAAGACGAGCGCCAGTGAGACGACGGTCAGCACGCCGGTCAGCGCGGGGACTCGGTCGCGAACGTCGAACATACCGAATCTTGGGGGCTGGCGATAATGTGGGTTGTGACATCCGGTCGTCGTCGGTGACCGACATCGCAGAGGGCTAGGGAGAGGCTACGTGACGCATACTCCGTCTAACAATGCGTTTTGTTCGCAGAGGTTTCCGTGTCATGTCGCTACTGCAACGCGCCTACTACCAGTACGTCGGGACGGCGATGTCTATTCTCTCGCGCTACCCCGTCGGCACCAACGTCTACGAACGGGAGTGGGACGCGCTCGTAATCCTCGATACGTGCCGCGTGGACGCGCTCCGAGAAGTGGCGCCGGAGTACGACTTCATCGGCGACGTCGACAGCATCTGGTCGGTCGGGTCCGCGTCGGCCGAGTGGATTGCGCAGACGTTCACCGAGCGCCACCGGGACGAAGTGGCGCAGACGGCGCTGGTCTCCGCGAACGCGTTCACCGAGCGAGTGATGAAGAACCGGGAGTTCCCCGAGAACGGCCGCGGCATCTCGAACACGAACTGGCAGACGCTGTACCACGAGGACTTCCTGTACGTCGACCAACCGTGGAAGTACGCCGACCCGCCGCCGGTCGGACTGACGCTCCCGCGTCCGGTCACCGAACGAGCTATCAGTGTCGGCCGGGAGTTCGACCCCGGGCGCCTCGTCGTCCACTACGAACAGCCACACCACCCCTTCACGGCGCGAGCGATTCGAGAGGGCCGCGAGGAACTCGAACCGTGGGAGGGCAAGCCCTTCGACTACCTGAAAGACGGCGGCGACTACGAGAAGGTATGGGAGGCGTATCTGGACAACCTCCGGTGGGTGTTAGACGAGGTGGAACTGCTCTTGGAGAACCTCGACGCGGAGAAAGTCGTCCTCTCCGCCGACCACGGCAACGCCTACGGCGAGTGGGGGATGTACATGCACCGGTACGCCGTCCCCGTGCCCGAGGTCAGGCGCGTCCCGTGGGCCGAGACGACGGCGACTGACGAGGGGACGTTCGAACCGACGCTCGAACCGCCCGAGCGCGACCGCGAGGTAGACACGGACGAACACCTCCGGCAACTCGGCTACCTCGAATAGGCGACCCAATCGGGCGAGGCTGTCGGGGAGGCCGGTCAGGCGGGCGGTGCGACACGTGCCGCCGTCGTGGCGTTGTCTCGCTGGTCGGCCACCCAGTCATCGTAGGCGGACTGGTTCAGGACGACGACACTGCCGTGCATCCGACTGTGACCCGACCCGCACAACTCTGCGCAGTAGAGGCGGTAGGTCCCGTTCTGCGTCGCGTTCGTTCGCGCGACGGCGGTCTGTGCGGGGAAGATGTCCTGTTTGATACCGAGTTGCGGGACGTAAAAGGAGTGAATCACGTCCGTCGACCGGAGTGAAAACCGCACGTCGGTGTCCCGCGGGATGACCAGTCGCGTTTGGGTAGTCACGTTCGCGTCGGGGTAGTGGAACTCCCAGCCCCACTGGTAGGCCAATACCTCGATTTCCATGTCGTCGTCGAGTTCGCCGCCGGGTTCCGTCGGCCCGGCCGCGGCCGGTGAGATGTAGGGGTTCGAGAGGACGAAGAAGGCCGAAACGCCGACGAAGACCAGAATCGCGCCCGTCGCCGCCGTCCACGTAATCTCCAGCGCGGGGTCGTCGATGGTGGGACGCGGTCGGTCGTTGTTCCGGAAGCGATAGATGGCGTAGACGAGCGTCAGTTCGACGAACAACGTCAACGGTAACGCGACGTACAGCAACTGCTCGTTTAGGTCGTCGATGGCCGCCCGGTTGACCGACTGGGCGGCGGCGGGCGTCGCGAACAGGCAGACTCCGGCGGCGAAGAGACAGAGCCACGCGAACCGGCGACTGTGACGCATTGTCACTCGGTTCTGCTGGCTGGCACATATAATTTGGCCAACGGAAGGACTGCGGGCCGATGCGTGTCGATTCTCGCGTAGTTTTATTTGAATGGCACTACCAGTGATTGGCAATGACTACCGCCACCGTGTCGTCGCCGAGTGTCGTGGCCTCAACCCCCGAGAAACGATGAATCGGGCCGTCGTCGAAGGGTCCGCACTGGCCCTGCTTGCGACTGCGATTCTCGCCCTCTGGTTCTACAGCCGTCATACCGTTCGCCCGGAGAGCGACGGCGGCTACACCACCCGCGAGGAGATACGGTTCGAAATCGGGCGCCTCCAATCGGAGGTCTATCGCTGGCTGACGACCACGAACCACCGCGACATCGGTATCCTCTACATCGTCTTCGGAACCGTCGCGGGCCTGTGGGGCGGCGTCGACGCGATGATGCTCCGCACGGAACTGCTCACCCCGCCCGCGGACATCTGGACGCCGGAGACGTACAACGCCCTCTTTACGACCCACGGGCTGACGATGCTCATCTTCTTCGTCCTCCCCGTGTTCTTCGGTATCGGCAACTACGTCCTCCCCCTGCTCATCGGGGCCGACGACATGGCGTTTCCGCGGGTGAACGCCATCGGTTTCTGGTTGCTCCCACCGGCGCTGCTGCTCGTTCGGATGGGCCTGTTGGTGCAGGTCGGCGGGCAGGTGCTGAGCCTCGTCTTCCCCGAAGACGCCATCCGCTTTTTTCTCACCGTCCGCGAGGTCAGCGTCGGATGGACACTCTACGCCCCGCTGTCAGTCCAGCAACCGAACCCGCAGATAGACATGCTCCTGTTGGGCCTCCATCTCTCGGGTATCGCGACGACGGTAGGCGCCATCAATTTCATCGCCACCGTCGCCTACGAGCGCGCGGAGGACGTGACGTGGGCCAATCTGGACATCTTCTCGTGGAACATGCTCGTGACCAGCGGCCTCGCGCTGTTCGCGTTCCCCCTCCTGGGAAGCGCCCTCGTGATGCTCCTCTTGGACAGGAACCTCGGGACGACGTTCTTCGCGACGGGCGGGGGCGGCCCCATCCTCTGGCAACACCTGTTCTGGTTCTGGGGCCATCCCGAGGTGTACATCCTCTTCCTCCCGGCTTCGGGATTGATGAGCACGCTCCTCCCGAAGTTCGTCGGGCGGAAACTGTTCGGGTATAAGTTCGTCGTCTACTCGACGCTCGGACTGGGCGTCCTCTCGTTCGGCGTCTGGGCGCACCACATGTTCGTCTCGGGCGTCGACCCGCGGCTGAAGGCGTCGTTCATGGCTATCTCCATCGCTATCGCCGTTCCGAGCGCCATCAAAGTGTTCAACTGGATAACGACGATGTGGGACGGGGACATCGACATGTCCGCGCCCTTCATCCTCTGTACGGGCGGCATCTCGACGTTCATCGTCGGCGGCGTCACGGGCGTCTTCCTCGCCGTCGTCCCCATCGACGTGCTGTACCACGGCACGTACTACGTCGTCGGCCACTTCCACCTCATCGTCGTCGGCATCATCCCGTTCCTGATGATCGCCGCGAGCTACTACTGGTACCCGCTCATCACCGGCCGCTGGTACGACACGCGGCTGGCGAAGTTTCAGGCGGTGCTCATCGTCTTCGGGTCGTTCGTGACGTTCATGACCCTGCTGGTCGTCGGTGGTCTCGGCCTCCCGCGCCGTCAGGCCATCTACCCCGTCGAGTACCAACTCGCCCAGCAAATCGCCACCGTCGGCGCGTACATCATCGGTCTGAGCGCGCTGCTGTGGCTCTACAATATGCTCGTCTCGTACTGGCGCGGCGACGTGGTCCAGACGACGGACCCCTGGGGACTGAAGGCCACCCAGCAGTTCACCCGAGAATGGCAGTGGTTCGAGGAGCGGATGGTGGACAAGTACGACCTCGAACCGGCAGAACCCGACAGCACGCGACGCCCCTACGCGCCCGAACTGGAACCGCTGGGACTGCTCGGTGGCGTCGGCAGCGTCGTCGAAAACGTCTACCGTAACGCCTCGATGGCGGCCATCGGCGGGTTCGTCGGCACGGTGCTGATGACCGGCGGCATCGGGACGGCCGTGGTCGTCGGCGTCCTCGACCCCGCCTCGTTCGGCGAAATCGCCGAGTTGGTCGGCCTGCCCGCTGACCCCCTCATCGGGGCCGGTCTGTTCCTCGTCGGCGGGACGGTGACGTGGCCGCTCCTGTTCCTCGCGTTCCAGGAGTACCTGCCCGGCCGACTCCTCTTCGAGACGGGCCTCGTCTTCTCGACGCTCATCTTCTCGGGGTTCGCCATCGCCTTCTACACCGGTCAGTCCGGACTCGCACTGGTGGGGTATCTCGGATTCAGCCTCGTCGCCCACTGGGCGTATGGCCTCGGTCTGACGGTGACCTTCCAGTATCTCCGCTCGCGTCGGCGGGCACGCGGGGGACAGTAAGATGGCAGAGGAGTCCATCCTGTTCACGTACGTCGCGCCGTTCCTCGGCGTCCTCCTCGTGGCGATGGGCATCGGCGGGGCCGTCCCCGGTGGCTACGCGCTCATCCAACAGGAGATAAGCAACTGCGGCGACCCGACTATCGCCGTCGAAGGCCCCGCGGAGACGGAGCGACGCTTCGGCGAGGTGACGCCCCAGATTCGCCGCTTCCAGTTCGACGCCCTCTCAGAGGCCGAACAAACGGCGTTCACCGAGGCCCTCGACGACCCTATCGGCGAAGCCCACGTCGACGGCGACTTCCCGAACGGTGATGCCTTCCGCAACGGTTCTATCGTCGTCTACGAGGACCAGCGACACTACGTGACCGTCGTCTCGGAGAACCCGTGTTTCGACGCCGCGGCGCTCCAGTTCCCGTTGGGCGTGTTCGCCATCGCGCTGGGCCTCGTCGGCATCCTCACGCCGCCCTTGTACCGGAAACTGGTCGAGTTGGAGCGGAGCGCGGGCTGACGGCTGAAGCGTTCTCAGACGGCGGACCCGACGTACAGGACGACCACGAGGAGTATCCAGACGGCGTCGACGAAGTGCCAGTACAGCGAGGTGGTCCGAATCGCCGTGTCGCGCTCGGGCGAGTAGTGTCCCCGAAGCGCCCGGCCGAACGCGATAGCGATGAGGACGACCCCCAGTGAGACGTGGAGGCCGTGCAGACCCGTCAGGCCGAAGAAGGCGCTCCCGAGGACGCCGCTCGAAAGCGTAAATCCGGACTCGACGAGGAGTTCGTAGTACTCGTAGGCCTGTCCGCCGAGGAAGACGACACCGAGCAGTAGCGTCGCGCCGAGGAGTCCCAGGAACTTCCGCCGGTCGCCATCTTCGAGCGCTTCGTGGCCGTAGTGGATGGTGACGCTACTGGCGAGCAACAGCGCCGTGTTGACGACGACGAGCGACCCGAGGAGGCCGGGAAGCGGGTCCGGCGGCCACGCGCCAGCCCTGATGAACGCGTAGTAGACGAATCCGGCGGAGAACGTCGCCACGTCGGACACGAGGAACAGAACCATCGCGTTCGTGTACAGGTCCCGGGTTCCAGTTCCGGCCGCCTGCCGATAGCCCGCGATGAACGCCTCGTTCGCCCAGCCAGCGAGGCCGACGACGAGGCCGATAGCCCCGGCGGCGACGAGTGACGTCGGCAAGAGCGTCGGGACGAGGTCCCGACCGATGAAGAAGAGGCCCGCGCCGAGATACAGTCCGGCGGCCCCGACGGCCGCGACGAGGGGCCACCGACTCCGGTGGTCGTGTTCGTCGTGTTCCCCCTCGCTCGCGTGTGCGGAGGCGACTTCCGTCGATTCGGCCATGCGACACGATGCGCTCGCCGTCGTTAAATAACTGGCCCGCGGGGGGACCGCTCGGAAAAACCGCGGCCGACCTTACTGGAAGGTCCGGCTGACTTTGTCCTCTTCGAAGTCCGGTTCGGCGGTGTCGAACCGCTTCTCGATTTCCGCGTAGCGTTCGCGGGTGTCTTCGGTGACGCTCGGGCCGACTTCCCCGAGTGCGTGCTCGAAGTGGTCCATCGTCACGCGGACGTTGCCGACCGACTCGTCGATGTCCTCGGGGTCCACGCTGTTGATGAACTCGCGGGTCGCGGCCATCGACGCCTCGCGGCAGACGGCCTCGATGTCTGCGCCGACGTAGCCCTCAGTCCGGCGGGCGAGGCTGTCGAGGTCCACGCCGTCCGCGAGCGGTTTCTCGCGCGTGTGGACGCCGAAGATTGCGCGGCGCGCCTCTTCGTCGGGGACAGGCACGTGGACGTGCCGGTCGAGGCGACCCGGGCGGAGCAGCGCGCTGTCGATGAGGTCCGGCCGGTTGGTCGTGGCGACGACGACAACGTCCTCCATCTCCTCGATGCCGTCGAGTTCCGTCAGTAGTTGCGAGACGACGCGCTCACCGACGCCGGAGTCGGTCTGCCCGCCGCCGCGTTCGGTGGCGATGGAGTCGATTTCGTCGAAGAACACCACGGTCGGGGCGTTCTCGCGGGCCTTGCTGAACACTTCGCGGACGCCCTTCTCGGACTCACCGACGAACTTGTTCAGCAGTTCCGGCCCCTTCACCGAGATGAAGTTCGAGTCGGCCTCGTTGGCGACGGCCTTCGCCAGCAGGGTCTTCCCCGTGCCGGGCGGGCCGTACAGCAGGACCCCCTTGGCCGCTTCGAGGTCCATCGACTGGAACACCTCGCCGTATTCCAGCGGCCACTGGATGGTCTCGCGGAGGCGCTCTTTCGTGTCTTCGAGGCCGCCAACGGACTCCCACGTCACGTCGGGAACTTCGACGAACACCTCCCGGAGCGCGGAGGGTTCGATACCCTTCATGGCGTCCTTCATGTCGTCGTCGGTAATCTCCAGACGTTCGAGGACTTCGGCGTCAATCTCCTCGGATTCGAGGTCGAGTTCCGGGCGGATGCGCCGGAGCGCGTTCATCGCACTCTCCTTGGTCAGGGAGGCGAGGTCGGCCCCGACGAAGCCGTGGGTGTTCTCGGCGTAGCTGTCGAGGTTGATTTTCTCGGAGAGGGGCATCCCGCGGGTGTGGACCTGCAGGATTTCCTTTCGCCCCTCCTTGTCCGGGACGCCGATTTCGATTTCGCGGTCGAAGCGGCCACCCCGGCGGAGGGCGGGGTCGATAGCGTCGACGCGGTTGGTCGCCCCGATGACGATGACCTGTCCGCGCTCTTCGAGACCGTCCATCAGCGAGAGCAGTTGGGCGACGACGCGGCGCTCCACGTCGCCTTGGGTCTCGCCGCGCTTGGGGGCGATGGAGTCGATTTCGTCGATGAAGACGATTGCGGGGGCGTTCTCGGAGGCCTCGTCGAACACCTCGCGGAGTTGCTCCTCGCTCTCGCCGTAGTACTTCGACATGATCTCCGGCCCTGAGATGGTGGTGAAGTGCGCGTCGATTTCGTTAGCGACGGCCTTCGCCATCAGGGTCTTCCCGGTGCCCGGCGGGCCGTGCAGGAGGACGCCCTTCGGCGGTTCGATGCCGAGTTGCTGGAACAGTTCCGGGTGGCGCATCGGCAACTCGATCATCTCGCGGACCTGTTCGAGTTCGTTGTCGAGGCCGCCGATGTCCTCGTAGGTCACGTCGGGAGAGCCACGGTCGGCCGAGCCACTCTCGCCGCGAATCTGTTCGGCGGGCTTTTCGCTGACCTGAATCTCCGTCGAGTCGGTGACGACGACGGTCCCGCCGGGGTTCGTGTCCGCGATTTTCAGCGGAATCTTCTGTCCCGACATCGAGGAGAGCGGGCCGAGACCGAAGCTAACGGGGACGGTCTGTCCCTTCGTGACGGCCTGTCCGCTCAGGTTGTTCCGAATCATCGGGCCGACGTTCCCGCGAACGCGCAGGTTCTGGGGAAGCGCGACGGTGACGGCGGTAGCCGGTTTCACTTCGGCCTTCTCGACGGTGACGCTGTCGTCGATACCGACACCGGCCTCTTGCCGCAACTGCCCGTCGATGCGGACGATGCCGCGGTCTTGGTCCTCCGGGTAGCCCGGCCAGACGCGCGCGACGGCCCGGTTGCCCTGCTTGCCCTCGATGACGATGTAGTCGCCGTTTTCGAGGTCCATCTGGTCCATCGCGGCGCGGTCGATTGCCGCCAATCCGCGCCCAGCGTCCTTCTGTTTGAGTGGTTTGACGTTGAGTTTCATCAGTTATCTCCCTCCGCTGCTGACAGTTCGATAGTGAGAATCCCGTTGTTGATAAACGCTCGTGCGCCAGCGGATTCAGGCACCTCCTGCTCGAACTGCTCGTCGCCCGCGACGACGATGACGGTGCCGTCGACGACGTCCACGGAGGCGTCGCCGACGAACCCCACGTCCGCCGCGAGTACGGTGCTGTCTTCGTACTCGTACCGGCGGAGTGACGCCTCGTCGAACAACTGTTGGTTTGAGTTCATGCTAACCAAGAGTAAGTGCGACAAGTATAAAAACCTATCGCTAAAATTCGCTATACAGTGGCGGGTACCGACGTAATTGCTTGAAAGCGGTTCACACCTCTGCGTTCGCGCCACACCCTTTTATTCACTACGCTCACGAACGGCGTGGCATGGAGACAGTCGGTCACGACGGTCGGACGACCGCGTACAGAGCCGTCGACGACGGCGACGGCCCGGCCACGCTGTACGTTCACGGGAGCGGCGGGACGGGGCGCGTGTGGGGCAATCAGTACGCGCCGGGTGGTCCGACCCATCCCGCCGCCGCCGTGGACCTGAGCGGGCACGGCGAATCCGACGACATCGAGACGGGAGCGGGCACCGAGACGCTCTCGGCCTACGCCGCGGACGTGGTCGCCGTCGCCCGAGCGACGGACGCCGATGTGCTCGTCGGCAACTCGCTGGGCGGGGCCGTGGCCCTGTGGACCGCGCTGGAGACGGCGTGGGTGCCGTCGGCCCTCGTCCTGACGGGCACCGGCCCCACGCTCCCGGTGTTCGAGGGACTACGCGAGTGGCTGGCGACCGACTTCGAGCGAGCCGTCGACTTCCTTCACGGCGAGGACCGCCTGTTCCACGACGCGGACCCCGGTGTCGAGGAACGGTCCCGCGAGCAGATGCGGGCGACCGGGCAACGGGTCACCCGCCGGGACTTCCTCACCTGCCACACCTACGACGTGGCCGACCGGCTCGGCGAGATTTCGGTCCCGACGCTGGCGCTCTGTGGCGAGTACGACACGCTGACCCCCCTGTCCTACCACGAGCGACTGGCAGCGGAGATTCCGAACGCCGAGTTCGAGCGCATTTCCGAGGCCGCCCACCTCGCCATGCTGGAACGGCCGGGCGCGTTCAACGAGGCGGTCCGGTCGTTCCTCGACACCGCGGACCTGTGACCGTTCAGTCGAGCCAATAGTACCGCGGCCCGAGCGCGAAAAAGAGGAGTCCCACGGCGAGCATCAGTCGCGGGGCGGCCCTGTCGAGCGCCGTCGGCGCGACGACGGAGGCGAACACGAGGACGCCCATCGGAACGACAGTTTTGGGACCGGGCTTTGGGTAGTCGAAGGGCGACACCTGCGCCGCCGCCAGAAGCGCCGTTCCGGCGGCGACGATTACTGGGTCGGTGATGCCCGCGAGATAGCCGGTCGCCAAGATAATCGCCCCGAGCGAGTTCGGCATCCCGGGGCGCTCGTCTGGAGCGTCGAAGTACGTCGAGTAAAACGCCGTCCGGACGATGGAGAAGACGACGTACAGCGAGGCGACGAGGGCGACGCCGACGTAGACGAGCGGCGGGCTACCCGTGATGTCGCCGAACGCCCCGGTCAACAGGACGTAGACGAAGAGGCTCGGTGTCGCGCCGAAGGAGATGACGTCCGTAATCGAGTCCAACAGCGGCCCCACCTCGGAGCTGTCGCCGCTACGGGCGACGATGCCGTCTAAGGCGTCGACGATGACCGACAGAAGCAGTAGCCGCGCGGCCAGTCCCAGGTCGGCGAAGGCGACGGCCCCGGCGACGAACCCGACGACGGCGTTGACGAGGGTGACCGAGTCGGCGACACTGAGTCGGCGGTGGACCGCGAATCCCATGCGTATCCGGTTGGCGACCGCCTACATGAAAGAGTCGAAAGCGGGTCACTCCTCGGGCAGGTCGTACCCCATCACGAGTCGGGCGGCCGTCGCCAACGTTCCGAAGACGAGGAGGAACAGTTGCCACCCGCCCCGGGCTACCGGGAAGATACGGTCGACGTTCTCCGGTTCGGCCTGCCCCGGCGTCGGGTCGACGCCGGTGTCCATCTGGACGGTACTCGTGTTGCCGAGCGAGCGAAGCGACGGACTGGCACCGCCGCCACTGCCACCGCTCGCGGCCGCCTCCGTCTCCCACTCGACGAACGTCTGGACGATGCCGCGCTGGGTCGACAGTTCGAGTTTGCCCCGGATGACGTAGAACTCGTCGTGGATAGGCCACAGGAGGTTCGCACCGCCAGCGACGGCGTCGAACAGGACGTGGCCGACGGCGTAGACGAGGACGCAGAACCACGCGACGCGCACACCGTACGCCCCCCATCGACTGCGGATGTACGACTCATCCCGGACGTAGAGGTCCACCGCGAGGCCCCCCGCGACAATCGCCGGGATGACAAGGTTCGTCGTCGCGGTCCGGTGGCCGTACTGGGAGAACAGCGCGATGAACGCGTCGAGGTCGGGAATGGTGACGACCACGAGGGAGAGCAACAGCGAGCGCCGGTCGAACGCCGCGCCCAGTAGCGTCGCCGCCAGCAACCCGACGAACGCGTAGTGGACGACCAGCGATGGCATACGTTCACTGTTGGCAGGACGAAAATGAGTGTTGCGGTGAGACGTACCAGAGTCTATTTACCGGCCGTTCGCTAGTGCTGCCACAGGGTGAACGAAAATGGGTGCAGTGGTGGTTGGACAGAGGTATTCGAACGCGTC
This window encodes:
- a CDS encoding alpha/beta fold hydrolase, whose translation is METVGHDGRTTAYRAVDDGDGPATLYVHGSGGTGRVWGNQYAPGGPTHPAAAVDLSGHGESDDIETGAGTETLSAYAADVVAVARATDADVLVGNSLGGAVALWTALETAWVPSALVLTGTGPTLPVFEGLREWLATDFERAVDFLHGEDRLFHDADPGVEERSREQMRATGQRVTRRDFLTCHTYDVADRLGEISVPTLALCGEYDTLTPLSYHERLAAEIPNAEFERISEAAHLAMLERPGAFNEAVRSFLDTADL
- a CDS encoding protein sorting system archaetidylserine synthase (This PssA-like phosphatidyltransferase, along with a PssD-like decarboxylase, is required in Haloarchaea for the archaeosortase ArtA to replace the PGF-CTERM sorting signal with a C-terminal lipid anchor.), whose protein sequence is MGFAVHRRLSVADSVTLVNAVVGFVAGAVAFADLGLAARLLLLSVIVDALDGIVARSGDSSEVGPLLDSITDVISFGATPSLFVYVLLTGAFGDITGSPPLVYVGVALVASLYVVFSIVRTAFYSTYFDAPDERPGMPNSLGAIILATGYLAGITDPVIVAAGTALLAAAQVSPFDYPKPGPKTVVPMGVLVFASVVAPTALDRAAPRLMLAVGLLFFALGPRYYWLD